The Gemella massiliensis genome contains a region encoding:
- a CDS encoding segregation and condensation protein A, with product MYNVELEVFQGPLDLLLHLIEKMEIDIYNIPMAKLTESYLEYINNTEEFSLENAEEYIVMAATLLHIKSKNLLPVFDEINSEETEEELVQQLIEYKNYKELSIKLQNLKQQRELFLDKESHNIEDKSSVRNLKITSDKLLKAMEKVLKSYDNNTEETLISYRSELSLEKVKHTLLNIFKIKKKIFFSELISYYDTKQEIVLVFISILGMIKDQDLLCIIDDNEINLKYLIKEE from the coding sequence ATGTATAATGTTGAATTAGAAGTATTTCAAGGACCGCTTGATTTATTATTGCATCTAATAGAAAAAATGGAAATAGATATTTATAATATTCCAATGGCAAAATTAACGGAAAGCTATTTGGAATATATAAACAATACGGAAGAATTTTCTTTGGAAAATGCTGAAGAATACATAGTAATGGCAGCAACATTACTCCACATAAAAAGTAAAAATTTGTTACCGGTTTTTGATGAAATAAATTCAGAAGAAACAGAAGAAGAATTAGTACAGCAGTTGATAGAATACAAAAATTATAAAGAATTAAGTATTAAACTTCAAAATTTAAAACAGCAAAGAGAATTATTTTTAGATAAAGAAAGCCATAATATAGAAGATAAATCCAGCGTAAGAAATTTAAAGATTACTTCTGATAAATTATTAAAAGCTATGGAAAAAGTTTTAAAATCTTATGATAATAATACGGAAGAAACGTTAATTAGCTATAGAAGTGAGTTATCTTTAGAAAAGGTGAAACACACTTTACTTAATATTTTTAAAATAAAAAAGAAAATATTTTTTTCCGAGCTAATTAGTTATTATGATACAAAACAGGAGATTGTTCTTGTTTTTATTAGTATATTAGGTATGATAAAAGATCAGGATTTGCTGTGTATTATCGATGATAATGAAATAAATTTAAAATATTTAATAAAGGAAGAATAA
- the prfA gene encoding peptide chain release factor 1 — MEILSQLEVVEERYEKLNELLSDPDIVSDTKKLMEYSKEQRSIEKTVSVFREYKNIVQQIADTKELLEIETDEEMKEMMQEEIKELEPTLAPMEEELKILLLPKDPNDGKNVVVEVRGAAGGDEAQLFAGDLLRMYTRFAESQGWKVDILERSETGIGGIKEVIFIISGEDVYSKMKFESGAHRVQRVPTTESSGRIHTSTATVVVLPEAEEVEIEINENDIRVDTFASSGAGGQSVNTTMSAVRLTHIPTGVVVSMQDERSQIKNKEKAMKVLRARVYDKYQQEEQAKFDAERKSKVGTGDRSERIRTYNYPQNRVTDHRIGLTIQKLDQIMEGKLEEILEALRIAEQAEKMAELNKGEEL; from the coding sequence ATGGAAATATTAAGTCAATTAGAGGTAGTAGAAGAACGCTATGAAAAACTTAATGAATTGTTAAGTGATCCTGATATTGTAAGTGATACAAAAAAATTAATGGAATATTCAAAAGAACAACGCTCTATTGAAAAAACAGTATCGGTATTTAGAGAATATAAAAATATAGTTCAACAAATTGCTGATACGAAAGAACTACTTGAAATTGAAACAGATGAAGAAATGAAAGAAATGATGCAAGAAGAAATCAAAGAATTGGAACCGACGCTTGCACCGATGGAAGAAGAGTTAAAAATATTACTATTACCAAAAGATCCAAATGATGGTAAAAATGTCGTTGTGGAAGTTCGAGGTGCAGCAGGTGGAGATGAAGCCCAATTATTTGCCGGAGATTTGCTACGTATGTATACACGTTTTGCAGAATCACAAGGGTGGAAAGTTGATATTTTAGAACGTTCTGAAACGGGTATTGGCGGCATCAAAGAGGTGATTTTTATTATTTCCGGTGAAGATGTGTACTCTAAGATGAAATTCGAGAGCGGCGCACATCGTGTGCAGCGTGTTCCGACAACAGAATCAAGCGGACGTATTCATACATCAACTGCTACAGTAGTAGTATTGCCGGAAGCTGAGGAGGTTGAAATAGAAATTAATGAAAATGATATTCGTGTTGATACGTTTGCTTCGAGTGGAGCTGGAGGACAATCTGTTAATACGACAATGTCAGCCGTACGTTTAACACATATTCCAACAGGTGTCGTAGTATCAATGCAAGATGAACGTTCACAGATTAAAAATAAAGAAAAAGCAATGAAAGTTTTGCGCGCTCGTGTTTACGATAAATATCAACAAGAAGAGCAAGCAAAATTTGATGCTGAACGAAAATCCAAAGTTGGAACGGGAGATCGTTCGGAACGTATTAGAACGTATAATTATCCACAAAACAGAGTTACAGATCATAGAATAGGTTTAACTATTCAAAAACTTGATCAAATAATGGAAGGTAAGCTTGAGGAAATATTAGAAGCACTTCGTATAGCAGAACAAGCTGAAAAAATGGCAGAATTAAATAAAGGTGAAGAACTGTAA
- a CDS encoding NUDIX hydrolase yields the protein MYEKLLIDGELRNSISEELLNLFNEKNINYKFFNGKETLENNVLFLTNNKHNLKSKYSNVFLLSNDYDFLDVKNSIFIKNLEDVIRVYESGIWQSWAKELQFLAQCSLAYSKDKFDRERAERIREISCEMLSYKYNVTPEKIKINFAGELGYQTPKVENRAAIIKDNKILLVKEQLDGKWALPGGYQDVDRSVRDNVIKEASEEAGAIVNPKKLIAVFDYNKHHHVNFPFGMVKIFVLCDYIKHKFENNTETADAKFFSLDNLPDLSITRTTYKQLEMCFDCYNNQETWDVLFD from the coding sequence ATGTACGAAAAATTATTAATTGACGGTGAATTGAGGAATAGCATTTCAGAAGAATTATTAAATTTATTTAATGAAAAAAATATAAATTATAAATTTTTTAATGGAAAAGAAACATTAGAAAATAACGTATTATTTTTGACAAATAATAAGCATAATTTAAAATCAAAGTATAGTAACGTTTTTTTACTTTCAAATGATTATGATTTTCTTGATGTAAAAAATTCAATTTTTATAAAAAATTTGGAAGATGTGATAAGAGTATATGAAAGTGGAATATGGCAAAGTTGGGCAAAAGAATTACAATTTTTAGCACAGTGCTCACTAGCCTACAGTAAGGATAAGTTTGATAGAGAACGTGCTGAAAGAATTAGAGAAATTTCTTGTGAGATGTTAAGTTATAAGTATAATGTTACGCCGGAAAAAATAAAAATTAATTTTGCCGGTGAGCTTGGCTATCAAACCCCAAAAGTTGAAAATAGAGCAGCGATAATAAAAGACAATAAAATACTATTGGTAAAAGAGCAGTTAGACGGAAAGTGGGCATTACCCGGAGGGTATCAAGATGTTGACAGATCTGTAAGGGATAATGTTATAAAAGAAGCTAGTGAGGAAGCAGGTGCAATAGTTAATCCTAAAAAATTAATTGCCGTATTTGATTATAATAAACACCATCATGTGAATTTTCCATTTGGAATGGTAAAAATATTTGTTCTATGTGATTATATTAAACACAAATTTGAAAATAATACAGAAACTGCTGATGCTAAGTTTTTCTCTTTGGATAATCTGCCTGATTTATCAATAACACGTACTACTTATAAACAGTTAGAAATGTGTTTTGATTGCTATAATAATCAAGAGACTTGGGATGTTTTATTTGATTAA
- the tnpA gene encoding IS200/IS605 family transposase, whose amino-acid sequence MANKHNSLSHTKWICKYHIVFTPKYRRKIEFNQYKRDIVDIIKRLCKYKGVEIIEGHIMPDHIHLLLSIPLKYSVSSFMGYLKGKSSLMIFDMHANLKYKYGNRKFWAEGYYVSTVGLNEGTIRKYIKDQEAHDIAIDKLTTKEYTNPFGNKKK is encoded by the coding sequence ATGGCAAATAAACATAATAGTTTATCGCATACAAAGTGGATATGTAAATACCATATTGTATTTACCCCTAAGTATAGACGAAAAATAGAATTTAATCAATACAAACGAGATATAGTAGATATAATAAAAAGGTTATGTAAGTATAAAGGAGTGGAAATAATAGAAGGACATATAATGCCAGATCATATACATTTGCTGTTATCAATACCACTAAAATATAGTGTATCAAGTTTTATGGGATATTTGAAAGGAAAAAGTTCACTGATGATATTTGATATGCATGCAAACCTGAAGTATAAGTATGGGAATAGAAAGTTTTGGGCAGAAGGATACTATGTAAGTACTGTAGGTTTGAATGAAGGTACAATAAGAAAATACATCAAAGATCAAGAAGCGCATGATATTGCAATAGATAAACTGACAACAAAAGAATATACAAATCCATTTGGAAATAAGAAAAAATAG
- a CDS encoding DUF2929 family protein — protein MRFLVSLIWAFIFSFVAIFIITSILGSNGQSYSVQNCAILAVIFTVAVALLELLGFDRKRSE, from the coding sequence ATGAGATTTTTAGTTTCACTAATCTGGGCATTTATCTTTTCTTTTGTCGCAATATTTATAATAACATCGATTTTAGGAAGCAACGGTCAAAGTTATTCTGTACAAAATTGTGCTATTTTAGCTGTAATATTTACAGTAGCGGTTGCGTTATTAGAACTTTTAGGATTTGATAGAAAACGTAGTGAATAA
- a CDS encoding type B 50S ribosomal protein L31: MREGIHPDYRKVVFMDTTSGFKFLSGSTKPSKETIEWEDGNTYPLLKVEISSDTHPFYTGRQRFAQADGRIERFNKKYGIK, translated from the coding sequence ATGAGAGAAGGAATTCATCCGGATTACCGTAAAGTTGTATTCATGGACACTACTAGTGGTTTCAAATTTTTAAGCGGTTCAACAAAACCATCTAAAGAAACTATAGAGTGGGAAGATGGAAATACGTACCCATTATTGAAAGTTGAGATTAGTTCAGATACACATCCATTTTATACAGGACGTCAACGTTTTGCTCAAGCAGATGGTCGTATCGAACGTTTCAACAAAAAATACGGTATCAAGTAA
- a CDS encoding thioesterase family protein encodes MNIELNKLFEKNFLVEKQHSAKNMKSGDLEVLATPSLVAFMEEASKEYLNTFLEDGYGSVGINININHIAPTLIGKTILVKGCIKEIIREKIIIFSLEAFENNKKIGDANHIRAIIDNENFMKKLLDSN; translated from the coding sequence ATGAATATAGAATTAAATAAACTATTTGAAAAAAATTTTTTAGTAGAAAAACAACACAGTGCTAAAAATATGAAAAGCGGTGATCTGGAAGTTTTAGCTACACCTAGTTTAGTAGCCTTTATGGAAGAGGCTTCAAAAGAGTATCTAAATACTTTTTTAGAAGATGGTTACGGTAGTGTTGGAATTAATATAAATATAAATCATATTGCACCTACTTTAATTGGTAAAACCATTTTAGTCAAGGGATGCATAAAAGAAATAATAAGAGAAAAAATAATTATTTTCTCTCTTGAAGCGTTTGAAAATAATAAAAAAATTGGCGATGCTAATCATATAAGAGCAATTATAGATAATGAGAACTTCATGAAAAAATTACTTGATAGTAATTAG
- a CDS encoding helix-turn-helix domain-containing protein, whose product MTTIFSKRFKQCLKEKNIKQAALARDTQITPSSISDWKKGKYIPKRDKLIIMADYLNVNPDWLIGDSEDIKIEIENFDEEYEDIIDNTLKLPILGSICAGSGIYAEEEYDDHIFIDQSMRADFALRVEGDSMIEAGILDGDIVFIKKTPTVRNGKIAAVLLKEWNEASLKKVFITSENVILQPCNSSYEPIVTRNVEIIGECVGVYREL is encoded by the coding sequence ATGACTACAATATTTAGCAAACGATTTAAACAATGTCTTAAAGAAAAAAATATAAAACAAGCCGCACTTGCACGTGATACACAAATTACTCCTTCTTCTATTAGCGATTGGAAAAAGGGGAAATATATACCTAAGCGTGATAAACTCATAATTATGGCTGATTATCTTAATGTAAATCCCGATTGGTTGATTGGTGATTCTGAAGATATAAAAATTGAAATTGAGAATTTTGATGAAGAATATGAAGATATTATAGATAATACTCTAAAACTACCTATACTTGGTTCTATTTGTGCCGGAAGCGGTATATATGCAGAAGAAGAATATGATGATCATATCTTTATTGATCAAAGTATGCGAGCGGATTTTGCCCTTCGTGTTGAAGGTGACAGTATGATTGAAGCCGGTATTTTAGATGGTGATATAGTTTTTATAAAAAAAACTCCTACCGTAAGAAATGGTAAGATTGCAGCTGTTTTACTAAAAGAATGGAATGAAGCATCGTTAAAAAAAGTATTTATTACATCTGAAAATGTAATTTTACAACCTTGTAATTCTTCATATGAACCTATAGTTACACGTAATGTTGAAATTATCGGTGAATGCGTTGGTGTTTATCGAGAATTATAA
- a CDS encoding aminotransferase class I/II-fold pyridoxal phosphate-dependent enzyme yields the protein MLFFSKLGQNLILPKDVLIQSKETVAVKGAVNATVGIATKNKKAIGLDKIDEIINEINKTEYLPYSPTPGLPRLRELWKEKILKDNDALDEKYLSLPMVTTGITQGIDTVANLFSEKGDALLLPNLFWQNYAQIYSVKLENKIYRYTQFNNKNNFNLENFEKTLYSIKENKISIILNFPNNPTGYTPSVNELYSLINIIDSFAKKKPAKKLIIISDDAYFGLFFEKNHKNSSLNFTAKLSDNENCLVIKLDGITKEFYSWGLRIGFITYYTKDSNLKNIILEKTQGYLRSTTSSPANLSQQIAICLLTSSAAIDQKIKNDKLVEERYNVLKGAIRDQKLENEVTILPFNSGYFFTIKMPNNINAHKFRLKFLHEYKYGVYSMDDRHIRIAFSCLDKEIIPDLIKKFKECVISFKK from the coding sequence ATGTTATTTTTTTCCAAACTGGGTCAAAATTTAATTTTACCTAAAGATGTACTTATTCAATCAAAAGAAACAGTAGCAGTTAAAGGTGCTGTTAATGCTACTGTAGGGATAGCTACTAAAAATAAAAAAGCTATTGGATTAGATAAAATAGATGAAATTATTAATGAAATAAATAAAACTGAATATCTACCATACTCTCCCACACCGGGACTTCCTAGGCTTCGAGAACTTTGGAAGGAAAAAATCTTAAAAGATAACGATGCTTTAGATGAAAAGTATTTGTCACTTCCAATGGTAACAACCGGTATTACTCAAGGTATCGATACCGTGGCCAATCTTTTTAGCGAAAAAGGTGATGCTCTTCTGCTACCAAATCTATTCTGGCAAAACTATGCACAAATATATTCTGTAAAATTAGAAAATAAAATCTATAGATACACTCAATTCAATAATAAAAATAATTTTAATCTGGAAAATTTTGAAAAAACCCTATATTCTATAAAAGAAAATAAAATTTCAATAATTTTAAATTTTCCTAATAATCCAACGGGATACACCCCTTCTGTTAATGAATTATATTCATTGATTAATATTATAGATTCTTTTGCCAAAAAAAAACCTGCTAAGAAACTTATAATTATTTCTGATGATGCTTATTTTGGTTTATTTTTTGAAAAAAATCATAAAAATTCTTCATTAAATTTTACCGCTAAACTTTCTGATAATGAAAATTGTCTTGTTATAAAATTAGACGGAATTACTAAAGAGTTTTACAGTTGGGGGCTACGTATAGGATTTATTACTTATTATACAAAAGATTCCAACCTGAAAAATATTATTTTAGAAAAAACTCAAGGATATTTACGTAGCACAACTTCATCCCCTGCTAATTTATCTCAGCAAATAGCTATTTGTTTATTAACAAGTTCAGCAGCTATAGACCAAAAAATAAAAAACGATAAACTTGTTGAAGAACGCTACAATGTACTAAAAGGTGCAATAAGGGATCAAAAACTAGAAAATGAGGTAACTATTCTACCTTTTAATTCCGGTTATTTTTTCACTATAAAAATGCCAAATAATATTAATGCCCATAAATTTAGATTGAAATTTTTACATGAGTATAAGTACGGAGTTTATTCAATGGATGATAGACATATTCGTATTGCATTTTCTTGTTTAGATAAAGAGATTATTCCCGATTTAATTAAGAAATTTAAAGAGTGTGTTATAAGCTTCAAAAAATAA
- a CDS encoding thymidine kinase, protein MVENRKFGWIECICGSMFSGKSEELLRRIKRGVIAKQKVLLFKPSIDNRYEEDKVSTHNGNSYKSISIDKAEEIFDYIKDEKYDIIGVDEIQFFDKSIVEIINKLADDGIRVIVAGLDMDFKAEPFYPMPEIMAISEMVTKLHAVCNKCGKEASRSQRLINGKPARYDDPVVVIGASESYEARCRHCHEIEK, encoded by the coding sequence ATGGTGGAAAATAGAAAATTTGGTTGGATAGAATGTATTTGCGGAAGTATGTTTTCGGGAAAATCTGAAGAATTATTAAGAAGAATAAAACGTGGGGTTATAGCTAAGCAGAAAGTTTTATTATTTAAACCTAGCATTGACAACAGATATGAAGAAGATAAAGTATCTACTCATAATGGAAATAGCTATAAATCAATCAGTATCGATAAAGCAGAAGAAATTTTTGACTACATAAAAGATGAAAAATATGATATTATAGGTGTTGATGAGATACAATTTTTTGATAAATCAATAGTAGAAATAATAAATAAATTGGCTGATGACGGTATTAGGGTTATTGTAGCCGGTCTTGATATGGACTTTAAAGCAGAACCTTTTTATCCAATGCCGGAAATTATGGCTATAAGCGAAATGGTGACAAAATTACATGCTGTATGTAATAAATGCGGGAAAGAAGCTAGTCGAAGTCAACGTTTGATAAACGGAAAACCGGCACGTTACGATGATCCGGTCGTAGTAATTGGTGCTAGCGAATCATATGAGGCTAGATGTCGTCATTGTCACGAAATAGAAAAATAA
- a CDS encoding NUDIX hydrolase, translating into MKRVLATMCYIDDGENFLMLKRTKKKNDIHEGLTISVGGKFEAGESPEDCVIREVKEETNLNITKPRLRGIISFPLFDGEKDWYTYVFTADNFSGTLTKNCNEGDLVWVKKSEINKINTWEGDYIFLEWLVTNKPFFSAKFNYINKKFINYNVVFYE; encoded by the coding sequence GTGAAACGTGTTTTAGCTACCATGTGTTATATAGATGATGGTGAAAATTTTCTTATGCTCAAGAGAACAAAGAAAAAAAATGATATTCATGAAGGATTAACTATTAGTGTCGGCGGAAAATTTGAAGCGGGCGAAAGCCCTGAAGACTGCGTTATTAGAGAAGTAAAAGAAGAAACTAATCTTAATATTACAAAACCACGTCTTAGAGGAATAATTTCATTTCCTTTATTTGATGGCGAGAAAGATTGGTACACTTACGTTTTTACTGCTGATAATTTTAGCGGAACCCTAACAAAAAATTGCAATGAAGGTGATTTAGTTTGGGTGAAAAAATCGGAAATAAACAAAATAAATACATGGGAAGGTGATTATATTTTCTTAGAATGGTTAGTCACTAATAAACCATTTTTTTCAGCAAAATTCAATTATATAAATAAAAAATTTATTAATTATAATGTTGTATTTTATGAATAA
- a CDS encoding YoaK family protein: MKLGKNIIQENLPVQEQLIFCLLLTVVGGFFDAYTFVNCGGIFANAQTGNLIFVGIGIVDGNFSEVIHYTVPIISFIVGVLVSKSFESKYKQLSMFKHIYMLLFTQIFALIFIFLKQTIFGIDIRPIVISFICAIQFDGFRKVNNLAFASVFCTGNLRSMSEHLYRYVFLRQKNSKLPFLIYSLVISVFLFGVVFGAAVSKYFFHKAILTPIIVIIVNIFFVKIIQNDFTRKA; the protein is encoded by the coding sequence ATGAAATTAGGAAAAAATATAATACAAGAAAATCTTCCGGTACAAGAACAATTAATTTTCTGTTTACTATTAACGGTAGTTGGCGGTTTTTTTGATGCATATACCTTTGTTAATTGTGGAGGAATATTCGCCAATGCACAAACGGGAAATTTAATTTTTGTTGGAATAGGGATAGTTGACGGAAATTTTTCAGAAGTTATTCACTATACCGTGCCAATTATTTCGTTTATTGTCGGTGTATTGGTAAGTAAAAGTTTTGAATCTAAATACAAACAGTTATCAATGTTTAAACATATATATATGCTTTTGTTTACTCAAATTTTTGCATTGATTTTTATTTTTCTTAAGCAAACAATTTTCGGTATTGATATTAGACCGATTGTAATTTCGTTTATTTGTGCAATACAATTTGACGGTTTTAGAAAAGTTAATAATCTTGCTTTTGCCAGTGTTTTTTGTACGGGCAATTTACGCTCTATGAGTGAACATTTATATAGATATGTATTTTTGAGACAAAAGAATAGTAAATTACCATTTTTAATTTATAGTTTGGTTATTTCAGTATTTTTATTTGGAGTAGTTTTTGGAGCGGCAGTATCAAAATATTTTTTTCACAAGGCGATACTTACTCCAATAATAGTTATTATAGTAAATATTTTCTTTGTTAAAATTATTCAAAATGATTTTACGAGAAAAGCATAA
- the prmC gene encoding peptide chain release factor N(5)-glutamine methyltransferase — protein sequence MKRRQAMTKACFLLRKHAKEESLARFLLMYLVDENSSTFNKEISSELDKKTEEEYFNLINKHIAEDIPLSHLTGFEYFYNRKFKVTSDVLSPRMETEELVDKIIDYVKKQKLYNIKILDLCTGSGIIAITLQKEISEHIISIVGSDISSKALNIAQLNSVNLKSDVKFINSDLFEKIEDKFDIIVSNPPYIAYSDKITLKKDVLNFDPHLSLFAEEDGMYFYRKIIEQANHYLTDQGVIFFEIGYNQKDKIVYLAKQTNYRIQVLKDINGRDRIAILYK from the coding sequence ATGAAAAGAAGACAAGCTATGACGAAGGCTTGTTTTCTTTTGAGAAAGCATGCCAAAGAAGAAAGTTTAGCGCGATTTTTATTAATGTATTTAGTAGATGAGAATAGTAGTACATTTAATAAAGAAATATCAAGTGAATTAGATAAAAAAACTGAAGAAGAATATTTTAACCTTATTAATAAACACATAGCGGAAGATATACCACTAAGCCATTTAACCGGTTTTGAATATTTTTATAATAGAAAATTTAAAGTTACTAGTGATGTCCTTTCACCACGAATGGAAACAGAAGAATTGGTGGATAAAATTATAGACTATGTGAAAAAACAAAAATTATATAATATAAAGATATTAGATCTTTGTACCGGGAGTGGTATTATAGCAATAACTTTGCAAAAAGAAATATCCGAACACATAATAAGTATAGTAGGAAGTGATATAAGTAGTAAGGCGCTTAATATTGCACAGTTAAATTCTGTAAATTTGAAAAGTGATGTTAAATTTATTAATTCTGATTTGTTTGAAAAAATAGAAGATAAGTTTGATATTATTGTATCAAATCCACCATATATAGCATATTCAGATAAAATAACACTAAAAAAAGATGTATTAAATTTTGATCCGCATTTATCACTATTTGCAGAAGAAGACGGAATGTATTTTTATAGAAAAATTATTGAGCAGGCAAACCATTATTTAACGGATCAAGGGGTAATATTTTTTGAAATAGGTTATAATCAAAAAGATAAGATAGTGTACTTAGCAAAACAGACTAATTATCGCATTCAGGTACTAAAAGATATTAATGGACGTGATCGCATAGCGATATTATATAAATAA
- the gpmA gene encoding 2,3-diphosphoglycerate-dependent phosphoglycerate mutase, translating into MKLVLTRHGESQWNLENKFTGWVDVDITEKGRQEAIKGGQTLKKLGLTFDVAYTSYQKRAIKTLNIFLEELDLLWIPVYKSWRLNERHYGALQGLNKAETAEKYGAEQVHIWRRSFDVAPPQVDKTSEMYPGNIDRYKDIPVDEIPTGESLKLTIDRVLPYWQSDISKQIKDGKNVLISAHGNSLRALIKYLLNISDEKILDLNLPTGTPLIFEIDENLNIISAPELF; encoded by the coding sequence ATGAAATTAGTATTAACAAGACATGGTGAAAGCCAGTGGAATCTTGAAAATAAATTTACGGGCTGGGTTGATGTAGATATTACAGAAAAAGGTAGACAAGAGGCTATAAAAGGTGGTCAAACACTAAAGAAATTAGGATTAACTTTTGATGTAGCATACACTTCATATCAGAAACGTGCAATTAAAACGTTAAACATATTTTTAGAAGAATTGGATTTGCTATGGATTCCGGTGTATAAAAGTTGGCGTCTAAATGAAAGACATTACGGTGCCTTGCAAGGGTTAAATAAAGCGGAAACAGCAGAAAAATATGGCGCTGAGCAAGTTCATATTTGGAGAAGAAGTTTTGATGTAGCACCACCACAAGTAGATAAAACTAGTGAAATGTATCCCGGTAATATTGATAGATATAAAGATATTCCGGTTGATGAAATCCCAACAGGAGAAAGTTTAAAACTTACTATTGATCGTGTATTACCATATTGGCAAAGTGATATTTCTAAACAGATTAAAGATGGAAAAAATGTTCTTATTTCAGCACATGGTAATAGTCTAAGAGCATTAATTAAATATTTATTAAATATTTCAGATGAGAAAATATTAGATTTGAATTTACCTACAGGAACACCATTGATATTTGAAATTGATGAAAATTTAAATATTATATCAGCGCCGGAATTATTCTAA
- a CDS encoding tyrosine-type recombinase/integrase yields MNENILNGFKEYLLRSKSFSDNTVESYDRDIKKILAYLEEGGYDLENYNWLNEPFVIEYIDYLKDNKYSSATLSRTISTIHGFIDYLYEEKIISDRININIKIDKKEKDELVIFTRGEISRILDIEPCTLNDYRDKAIFELSYSIGIKPTECINLKIKDVNLEIGYLKYKTKDGVRTVPLNEEAIVSIKNYIEELKKHKFDIDDQCKLFLNHDGEGISRQGFWKIFKKRQQELGLTKELNTMNFRNSLAIHLLEDKIPAEEVQEILGLKNIHSLKLHFRKLQRKKNVKRMLSNHPRKSIR; encoded by the coding sequence ATGAATGAGAACATACTAAATGGTTTTAAAGAGTATTTATTGAGAAGTAAAAGCTTTTCTGATAATACCGTTGAATCATACGATAGAGATATAAAAAAAATTTTGGCATACCTTGAAGAAGGTGGTTATGATTTAGAAAATTATAATTGGCTTAATGAACCATTTGTCATAGAATATATTGATTATTTAAAGGATAACAAATATTCTTCTGCAACGTTATCAAGGACTATATCGACTATTCATGGTTTTATTGATTATTTGTATGAAGAGAAGATTATTTCTGATAGAATAAATATCAATATAAAAATAGATAAAAAAGAAAAAGACGAATTAGTTATTTTTACACGAGGAGAAATTTCAAGAATTTTAGATATCGAACCTTGTACTTTAAATGATTATCGAGATAAAGCTATTTTTGAATTATCATATTCTATTGGAATTAAACCAACTGAATGTATAAATCTGAAAATAAAAGATGTGAATTTAGAAATAGGATATTTAAAATATAAAACTAAGGATGGTGTTAGAACTGTTCCACTAAATGAAGAAGCTATAGTTTCTATAAAAAATTATATAGAAGAATTAAAAAAACATAAATTTGATATAGATGATCAGTGTAAATTATTTTTAAATCATGATGGAGAGGGAATAAGTCGACAAGGATTTTGGAAAATATTCAAAAAACGTCAACAAGAACTGGGACTAACTAAAGAATTGAATACTATGAATTTTAGAAATTCTTTAGCAATTCACCTATTAGAAGATAAAATTCCGGCTGAAGAAGTTCAGGAAATTTTAGGTTTAAAAAATATTCACAGTTTAAAATTACATTTTAGAAAATTACAACGAAAAAAAAATGTAAAAAGAATGTTGTCAAATCATCCGAGAAAATCGATAAGATAA